The following proteins come from a genomic window of Diprion similis isolate iyDipSimi1 chromosome 8, iyDipSimi1.1, whole genome shotgun sequence:
- the LOC124409005 gene encoding guanine nucleotide-binding protein subunit beta-2, whose amino-acid sequence MGKDDAETTKLKQELEDLINKCKEDQKKQQDATLEESCSGLADAPKVKLTTKKLLKGHINKVNSVHFSGDSRHCVTGSLDGKLIIWDTWTGNKVQVIPLRSAWVMSVAFAPSGNYVACGGMDNMCTVYDVNNRDATGAAKIVRELLGYEGFLSSCRFLDDKTIITGSGDMKICMWDLEAGKKTTDFNAHNGDVVSISLAPDGQTYVTGSVDKTCKLWDMREEKARQTFFGHEADVNSVCYHPSGQAFATASEDKTARLWDFRSDQQLATFKPPNTNPGFTSCGLSLSGRFIFCGSDDNSIHIWDTLKVQHNGVMAGHDNRVTSLSVAGSGMAIASCSWDQHVRVWV is encoded by the exons ATGGGCAAGGATGACGCAGAGACCACAAAACTGAAGCAAGAACTCGAAGACTTGATCAACAAATGCAAA GAAGACCAAAAAAAGCAGCAAGACGCAACCCTCGAAGAAAGCTGCAGCGGACTGGCGGACGCTCCAAAAGTAAAGCTGACCACAAAGAAGCTGCTCAAAGGTCACATCAACAAAGTCAATTCTGTCCACTTCAGTGGAGACAGCAG ACATTGCGTGACGGGATCGTTGGAtggaaaattgataatatGGGATACTTGGACCGGAAACAAGGTGCAGGTAATTCCGTTGCGATCTGCGTGGGTGATGTCCGTGGCTTTTGCACCCTCGGGTAACTACGTCGCCTGTGGAGGAATGGACAACATGTGCACCGTTTACGACGTTAACAACCGCGACGCAACCGGGGCCGCGAAAATCGTTCGTGAGCTTCTCGGCTACGAAGGTTTTCTTTCATCCTGTAGATTCCTCGACGACAAAACCATCATCACTGGATCAGGGGACATGAAAAT ATGTATGTGGGATCTAGAAGCAGGAAAGAAAACAACAGATTTCAATGCCCATAACGGCGACGTGGTGAGCATAAGCCTGGCACCCGACGGTCAGACATACGTGACCGGGTCTGTCGATAAAACTTGCAAGTTATGGGATATGCGGGAAGAAAAAGCGAGACAAACTTTCTTCGGTCACGAGGCTGACGTTAATTCCGTTTGC TACCATCCCTCTGGCCAGGCCTTCGCGACGGCATCAGAGGACAAGACTGCACGTCTTTGGGACTTCCGTTCGGACCAACAATTAGCAACGTTCAAACCGCCAAACACTAATCCCGGTTTCACGTCTTGCGGATTATCGCTGAGTGGCCGGTTCATATTCTGCGGTAGTGACGACAATTCCATTCACATATGGGACACCCTGAAGGTTCAACACAACg GCGTTATGGCGGGACACGATAACAGAGTGACTTCCCTCAGCGTTGCCGGAAGTGGAATGGCCATAGCAAGCTGCTCTTGGGATCAGCACGTCAGAGTTTGGGTGTAA
- the LOC124408917 gene encoding neuralized-like protein 4, with translation MAEMFHQRCGERVNLINDNCTAVRNFSVYNYGLVLSSEPLKDDELFEVRIDKKMVSWSGSIEIGVTSCDPESMELPACANKLRLGSWIMSGSGIIRDGQPIVELYGTDLDTLEEGDFLGVMRTSNSELVFYINGMSQGVAATNIPSRVFAVIDMYGNCVQVSVSQPRPTLSITDVTNETEINNDHALAQTSNSSTTNLVTNLNVNVNVNINLPKNPSAAAIREDRLRFHERVGTLIKLSNNARTAERRRPLDEFNNGVVMTHRALRDNELFEIRIDRLVDKWSGSIEVGVTTHSPTALEFPATMTNMRSGTTMMSGCGILTNGKGTQREYGEFNLDELREGDRVGMIRRSNGNLHYLINGLDQGIAAKVPSGIWGVIDLYGMTVKVTIVDRDEREEQNLVTRRNTLHLQGLNGEEMIDDDVIDRLMFHVCCGTHADVINNGRTAHRPNALDDFNNGVVLTSRPLRPNELFEVKLDKIVTKWAGSIEIGVTTHSPTELEFPFTMTNVRSGTWMMTGQGVMHNGTMIIDKYGQNLDQLQVGDRVGVMRNDDGLLHFYINGADLGAAATGVPDRVYGVIDLYGQAAQATIVDGTDFYSPTTNNSSFSNTTLYSDLRFHHIHGKNARIMNNGLTAARPRALGEFNEAIVIANRALRDGEMFEVSIDKMVDRWSGAIEAGVTAIRPDELEFPSTMTDIDHDTWMLSGANVMRDGVTLRNNYACNLDTLVEGNRIGIMRHADTSLRYYLDGVDQGIACTGLPLHVYPVIDLYGRCAQVTIVLPERRDTATQQYLPSENSTSQQPTSVIQPQAQVEITHKFHESVGANIQLGSDRTVAIRCREYSNAILISECPLESNEVFEISIQEVAQEWCGSLRIGVMTNNNGNWFTSMNLVPGMTSIPEDSWYLIGNQVRHKGYVLSSNYCPSLDWLRVDDKIGVKRTHEGNLKFYINGEDMGVAATNIPEAVYVVMELFGSTLGICATSSKQQNIVISPNASLRLQDSLELLLDPMPPIMRNDAGMDTSIDVSEGKLLNEMVLTPTQPITTSTGDPNWNYEFHENRGRNIELEKKTTARRVASYNQGVVMSHRPLVKGKPFQVKVEKLNDRWVSGMLCGVTCISPDKVSFPLTALGFKKHSWIMCGDWISHNGVKVITRYGMNLENLQVGSIVSLLIDEDSRLHLYINGSDQGIAATDLPPYVYAVIDLYGQCEQVSIVGPISETASYGNNNTNNMAVLTSVEQPETEIEDIENSREKADLECHEKENAIPATPSNLSLNIPSQSNIHPAENESAVNILSPISSQSNNVSSLGSNAIQSKAGMSSSINSESNNLESCPEISSDTRTNQLENSKGKHNVVNANNANENNAAPNHCVQSIENLTNDENNDDESNGVTNMLSITNECTNVEINNATNINIKNGCAANCSHMSNLSTAITSTNANNAINESIASNSSNQNNVSNNALSMSQNSVTSTSQNHLSSSSQVNVSMSSQDSNTNQNRNNQTQNNTVTNSFVANMHNESHHVVHNSSSFSSLPITSLPSTPLAVHITSAKKCEYLKACLRFKKSLVLPEEFFTGEDISCYCSSCFKAEGDSVICRKGEPPSEFAFPVGWVRFPLKPTINAIQIPQNTLDKWHVAFYGTRLDAIRWILDRGELLTKEQLDTSNLTTTINSDDQNPQVVFSPNIKYAASKEFASKYAYIDTQSNKKLNATTAFQLLVRPGSYTMGPGKDCPEPHLESTEWATKEGGATVIIAFLVHLDGF, from the exons atGGCCGAAATGTTTCACCAAAGATGCGGAGAGCgtgttaatttaataaatgACAACTGTACCGCCGTCCGAAATTTCTCTGTATATAATTACGGACTCGTACTAAGCTCCGAACCGCTCAAGGATGACGAACTTTTCGAGGTTCGCATCGATAAAAAG ATGGTATCGTGGAGCGGAAGCATTGAAATCGGAGTGACATCATGTGATCCAGAGAGTATGGAGTTACCGGCATGTGCCAATAAGCTCAGACTTGGATCATGGATAATGTCAGGTTCTGGGATTATTCGTGACGGACAACCAATTGTAGAACTGTATGGAACAGATCTCGACACTTTAGAGGAAGGAGATTTTCTTGGAGTGATGAGGACCTCGAAT AGCGAGCTAGTGTTCTATATAAATGGAATGTCTCAAGGTGTAGCAGCTACAAATATACCTTCACGGGTATTTGCAGTAATTGATATGTACGGTAACTGTGTCCAAGTAAGCGTGTCTCAGCCGAGGCCAACGCTTTCCATAACAGACGTAACAAATGAGACAGAAATCAACAATGATCACGCACTTGCGCAAACGTCAAATTCATCAACGACAAACTTAGTTACCAATCTGAACGTTAACGTTAATGTAAATATCAATCTACCGAAGAATCCAAGTGCAGCTGCTATAAGGGAGGACAGATTAAGGTTCCACGAGCGGGTTGGAACTCTCATTAAATTGTCTAACAATGCTAGAACGGCAGAGAGACGAAGACCACTCGACGAATTCAATAACGGTGTTGTAATGACGCACAGAGCATTAAGAGATAATGAACTGTTCGAG ATTCGAATAGACAGATTAGTGGACAAATGGTCAGGAAGTATCGAAGTAGGTGTTACTACTCACAGTCCAACAGCACTAGAATTTCCCGCAACGATGACAAACATGCGATCTGGAACAACCATGATGTCTGGTTGTGGAATTTTGACCAATGGCAAGGGTACTCAGCGTGAGTACGGAGAGTTCAATTTAGACGAGTTGAGG GAAGGTGACAGAGTAGGAATGATTAGGCGAAGCAACGGGAACCTTCATTACCTTATAAATGGCTTGGATCAAGGTATCGCCGCCAAGGTTCCCTCAGGTATTTGGGGTGTGATAGATCTTTATGGGATGACTGTTAAAGTAACCATCGTCGATCGGGATGAAAGAGAAGAACAAAACCTAGTGACTAGACGAAACACGTTACATCTACAAGGATTAAATGGTGAAG AAATGATAGACGATGATGTGATAGATAGACTGATGTTTCACGTATGTTGTGGTACACATGCGGATGTAATTAATAATGGAAGAACTGCTCATAGGCCCAA CGCTCTGGATGATTTCAACAATGGTGTTGTACTGACTTCTCGACCATTGCGTCcaaatgaattatttgaagttaaaTTAGACAAGATAGTTACAAAGTGGGCTGGATCAATTGAAATTGGCGTTACTACTCATTCTCCGACTGAATTAGAATTTCCTTTTACAATGACTAATGTAAG GTCTGGTACATGGATGATGACAGGACAAGGTGTGATGCATAATGGCACAATGATCATAGATAAATATGGACAAAATCTGGATCAGTTACAAGTTGGCGATCGAGTAGGAGTAATGAGAAACGATGATGGTTTGTTACACTTTTATATAAATGGAGCTGATCTTGGCGCAGCTGCCACAGGAGTGCCGGATAGAGTTTACGGGGTTATAGATTTATACGGGCAGGCAGCTCAAGCAACCATAGTTGATGGCACAGATTTTTACAGCCCGACAACAAACAATTCTAGTTTCAGCAATACGACATTGTACAG TGATCTACGATTTCATCATATACATGGAAAAAATGCACGAATAATGAACAATGGCTTGACAGCTGCTAGGCCTCGGGCTTTAGGGGAGTTTAATGAAGCAATTGTAATTGCTAATAGGGCGTTACGCGATGGTGAAATGTTCGAAGTCTCTATTGATAAAATGGTCGATAGATGGTCAGGTGCGATTGAAGCAG gTGTAACTGCAATAAGACCAGATGAGCTTGAGTTTCCTTCAACAATGACAGACATAGATCACGATACGTGGATGTTATCAGGTGCAAACGTAATGCGAGACGGTGTAACATTGCGCAATAATTATGCTTGCAATTTAGATACACTCGTAGAAGGAAATCGGATCGGTATAATGAGGCATGCCGACACAAGCTTACGCTACTACTTGGATGGTGTAGATCAGGGAATCGCATGCACCGGACTACCGCTACATGTATATCCGGTTATCGATCTCTATGGTCGATGTGCGCAA gtaACTATCGTCTTGCCTGAGCGCAGAGACACGGCGACGCAGCAATATTTACCATCCGAGAATAGCACAAGCCAGCAACCTACCTCGGTAATTCAGCCCCAGGCCCAGGTCGAGATAACTCATAAATTTCACGAGTCTGTCGGTGCAAATATTCAGCTGGGTTCAGATAGAACCGTCGCCATTCGTTGCCGAGAATATTCTAATGCAATATTGATCAGCGAATGTCCCTTGGAAAGTAATGAAGTGTTCGAAATTTCTATACAAGAAGTTGCTCAAGAGTGGTGCGGCTCATTGAGAATCGGTGTAATGACCAACAACAACGGGAATTGGTTTACTTCAATGAATTTAGTTCCTGGCATGACTTCTATACCGGAGGATTCTTGGTATTTAATCG gGAACCAAGTTCGACACAAGGGATACGTTCTGTCTTCAAATTACTGTCCGAGTCTGGACTGGCTTCGAGTGGATGATAAAATTGGTGTGAAACGAACACATGAGGGGAACTTGAAGTTTTATATAAATGGCGAAGACATGGGAGTAGCTGCTACAAATATTCCCGAGGCAGTATACGTCGTCATGGAATTATTTGGTAGCACTCTAGGCATCTGTGCAACGAGTAGTAAACAGCAAAACATAGTCATATCACCAAATGCTAGCCTCAGACTACAAGACTCTTTAGAATTACTCTTGGATCCAATGCCGCCAATTATGAGAAA TGATGCTGGGATGGATACCTCAATTGATGTTTCGGAGGGAAAACTATTGAACGAAATGGTACTCACGCCAACACAGCCGATTACTACATCCACGGGCGATCCGAATTGGAATTATGAGTTCCACGAAAATCGAGGAAGAAATAtcgaacttgaaaaaaaaactacagcTCGAAGAGTCGCCAGCTATAATCAAG GTGTGGTGATGTCACATCGCCCGCTAGTCAAAGGAAAACCGTTTCAAGTgaaggttgaaaaattgaatgatcgCTGGGTATCGGGTATGCTATGTGGAGTGACTTGTATCTCTCCAGACAAAGTCAGCTTTCCATTAACTGCTTTAGGCTTCAAAAAACATTCCTGGATCATGTGTGGTGATTGGATATCGCATAATGGTGTGAAA GTAATAACGAGGTATGGAATGAATTTAGAAAACCTTCAAGTAGGAAGTATCGTAAGTTTATTGATAGACGAAGACTCAAGACTGCACTTATACATAAATGGCTCCGATCAAGGCATTGCAGCTACAGATTTGCCTCCTTACGTTTACGCTGTCATAGACTTGTACGGCCAGTGTGAACAAGTTTCTATAGTTGGGCCAATTTCAGAGACAGCATCGTATGGTAATAACAATACGAATAACATGGCTGTTTTAACATCTGTTGAACAACCGGAAACGGAGATAGAGGACATAGAGAATTCCAGAGAAAAGGCTGACTTGGAATgccatgaaaaagaaaatgccaTTCCTGCGACACCTTCGAACTTGTCGTTGAATATTCCGAGTCAGAGTAATATTCATCCGGCAGAGAACGAGAGTGCTGTCAACATACTCAGTCCGATTTCATCTCAGAGCAACAACGTTTCGAGTTTAGGGAGTAACGCGATTCAGAGTAAAGCAGGAATGTCGAGTAGCATCAACTCGGAAAGTAATAACTTAGAATCCTGTCCAGAAATAAGCAGCGACACGAGGACCAATCAGTTAGAAAATAGTAAGGGAAAGCATAACGTCGTTAATGCAAATaatgcaaatgaaaataatgcagCGCCGAATCACTGTGTTCAAAGTATCGAGAATCTcacaaatgatgaaaataatgatgatgaaagtAATGGCGTTACGAATATGCTCAGTATTACTAACGAATGTACAAACGTAGAAATAAACAATGCaacgaatattaatattaaaaatggaTGCGCCGCAAACTGCAGCCATATGTCTAATTTAAGCACCGCCATCACTTCTACAAATGCCAATAACGCAATAAATGAAAGCATTGCTTCCAACAGTTCGAACCAGAATAACGTGTCCAACAATGCCTTGAGTATGTCACAGAACAGCGTTACATCAACCTCTCAAAACCATCTCTCCTCGAGTTCGCAAGTTAACGTGTCGATGAGTTCTCAAGACAGTAACACAAATCAAAATCGTAATAatcaaacgcaaaacaatactgTAACAAATTCATTTGTCGCTAACATGCATAACGAAAGTCATCACGTTGTTCACaattcatcttcattttcatCCTTACCAATCACATCTCTGCCGTCCACTCCACTAGCAGTGCACATCACTTCGGCGAAGAAATGCGAGTACTTGAAGGCCTGCCTTAGGTTTAAAAAATCCCTCGTATTACCAGAGGAATTTTTTACTGGCGAAGACATTTCATGCTATTGCAGTTCATGTTTTAAAGCCGAAGGCGACAGTGTGATATGCAGGAAAGGAGAACCGCCTTCCGAATTTGCCTTTCCAGTTGGATGGGTCAGATTTCCACTAAAGCCAACCATCAATGCCATCCAAATACCACAGAACACTCTAGACAAATGGCATGTAGCCTTCTACGGGACACGATTAGATGCTATTAG GTGGATACTGGATAGGGGAGAGCTGCTGACCAAAGAGCAATTAGACACAAGCAATCTAACTACAACTATAAATAGCGATGATCAAAATCCTCAAGttgttttttcaccaaatattAAATACGCCGCTTCCAAGGAATTTGCAAGCAAATATGC GTACATTGATACgcaatcgaataaaaaactgAACGCAACCACTGCGTTCCAACTACTTGTCAGGCCTGGTTCCTACACAATGGGCCCAGGGAAAGATTGTCCCGAGCCACACTTGGAATCGACAGAATGGGCAACCAAGGAGGGAGGTGCTACAGTGATCATAGCATTTCTTGTACACCTTGACGGATTTTAG
- the LOC124409392 gene encoding phosphatidylinositol N-acetylglucosaminyltransferase subunit A isoform X1 translates to MGQTRHKICMVSDFFYPNMGGVEEHIFNLSQCLLGRGHKVVVLTHSYDDRVGIRYMTNGLKVYYLPIKVFYNQCVLPTMICSLPLIRYIFIREQIQIIHGHSAFSALAHEGMLIGRLMGLKTVFTDHSLFGFADASAILTNKFIEISLSDCNHCICVSHTGKENTVLRAKVQIERVSVIPNAVDTALFTPDVSKRNNDFITIVIVSRLVYRKGVDLLARIIPEVCAKYKNVQFLIGGDGPKRWLIEEIRERNLLQHRVTLLGSLEHSQVRHVLNKGHIFLNTSLTEAYCMAIVEAASCGLQVVSTRVGGIPEVLPPDLIYLVDPTVPALVQGIDSAIADYVVGKQMCPFKAHEQIASFYNWIDVTKRTEVVYKRVEKEEQKNLGQQLSSYIPTGVLPYLLVVSLCYIILYILEYLVPKKYIDLARDYGQSQSEPHVHTRVSRKQRGSNS, encoded by the exons ATGGGACAGACCCGGCATAAGATATG cATGGTCTCTGACTTCTTTTATCCAAACATGGGTGGGGTGGAAGAGCACATATTCAATTTGTCCCAATGCCTATTGGGTCGAGGACACAAAGTTGTAGTCCTGACGCACTCGTATGATGACAGAGTAGGAATACGGTACATGACGAATGGCTTGAAA GTTTACTATTTGCCaataaaagtattttataATCAATGCGTGCTGCCCACCATGATTTGTTCTCTTCCATTGATCAGATACATCTTCATTCGGGAACAGATCCAGATAATTCATGGGCATTCGGCATTCTCTGCCTTAGCCCATGAAGGAATGTTGATAGGAAGACTGATGGGACTAAAG ACTGTATTCACAGACCATTCGCTATTTGGTTTTGCCGACGCATCTGCTATCCTGACCAACAAATTCATAGAGATATCACTGTCGGATTGCAATCACTGCATATGTGTATCGCACactggaaaagaaaataccgTCTTAAGAGCAAAAGTACAAATAGAGAGGGTGTCAGTCATTCCAAACGCAGTTGACACTGCGCTATTTACACCTGATGTTAGCAAGAGGAACAATGATTTTA ttacaatAGTTATAGTATCTCGGCTAGTCTATCGGAAAGGAGTGGATCTCCTAGCCCGTATTATTCCTGAAGTTTGTgcaaagtataaaaatgtacAGTTTCTGATTGGAGGCGACGGGCCGAAACGGTGGTTGATAGAAGAGattagagaaagaaatttactTCAACATCGAGTCACGCTGCTTGGTAGTCTCGAACATTCGCAAGTGAGACATGTTCTAAATAAGGGGCACATATTTTTGAACACCAGCTTAACGGAAGCCTACTGTATGGCAATTGTGGAAGCTGCTTCTTGCGG ATTACAAGTTGTTTCGACACGCGTGGGAGGAATCCCTGAAGTTTTACCACCAGATTTAATATATTTGGTGGACCCAACGGTGCCTGCTTTGGTACAAGGCATTGATTCTGCAATAGCGGATTATGTCGTTGGCAAACAGATGTGTCCTTTCAAAGCGCACGAGCAAATAGCTTCCTTTTATAACTGGATTGACGTTACCAAACGGACGGAAGTTGTATACAAGCGCGTTGAGAAAGAGGAGCAGAAAAATCTTGGACAACAGCTGAGCAGCTACATTCCAACTGGCGTCTTGCCATATTTGCTAGTTGTTTCATTGTGCTATATTATTCTCTACATTCTCGAGTATCTCGTACCTAAAAAG TACATCGACTTGGCAAGAGACTACGGACAATCACAGAGCGAACCACATGTTCACACCAGAGTGTCAAGAAAACAAAGGGGCAGCAATTCATGA
- the LOC124409392 gene encoding phosphatidylinositol N-acetylglucosaminyltransferase subunit A isoform X2 → MICSLPLIRYIFIREQIQIIHGHSAFSALAHEGMLIGRLMGLKTVFTDHSLFGFADASAILTNKFIEISLSDCNHCICVSHTGKENTVLRAKVQIERVSVIPNAVDTALFTPDVSKRNNDFITIVIVSRLVYRKGVDLLARIIPEVCAKYKNVQFLIGGDGPKRWLIEEIRERNLLQHRVTLLGSLEHSQVRHVLNKGHIFLNTSLTEAYCMAIVEAASCGLQVVSTRVGGIPEVLPPDLIYLVDPTVPALVQGIDSAIADYVVGKQMCPFKAHEQIASFYNWIDVTKRTEVVYKRVEKEEQKNLGQQLSSYIPTGVLPYLLVVSLCYIILYILEYLVPKKYIDLARDYGQSQSEPHVHTRVSRKQRGSNS, encoded by the exons ATGATTTGTTCTCTTCCATTGATCAGATACATCTTCATTCGGGAACAGATCCAGATAATTCATGGGCATTCGGCATTCTCTGCCTTAGCCCATGAAGGAATGTTGATAGGAAGACTGATGGGACTAAAG ACTGTATTCACAGACCATTCGCTATTTGGTTTTGCCGACGCATCTGCTATCCTGACCAACAAATTCATAGAGATATCACTGTCGGATTGCAATCACTGCATATGTGTATCGCACactggaaaagaaaataccgTCTTAAGAGCAAAAGTACAAATAGAGAGGGTGTCAGTCATTCCAAACGCAGTTGACACTGCGCTATTTACACCTGATGTTAGCAAGAGGAACAATGATTTTA ttacaatAGTTATAGTATCTCGGCTAGTCTATCGGAAAGGAGTGGATCTCCTAGCCCGTATTATTCCTGAAGTTTGTgcaaagtataaaaatgtacAGTTTCTGATTGGAGGCGACGGGCCGAAACGGTGGTTGATAGAAGAGattagagaaagaaatttactTCAACATCGAGTCACGCTGCTTGGTAGTCTCGAACATTCGCAAGTGAGACATGTTCTAAATAAGGGGCACATATTTTTGAACACCAGCTTAACGGAAGCCTACTGTATGGCAATTGTGGAAGCTGCTTCTTGCGG ATTACAAGTTGTTTCGACACGCGTGGGAGGAATCCCTGAAGTTTTACCACCAGATTTAATATATTTGGTGGACCCAACGGTGCCTGCTTTGGTACAAGGCATTGATTCTGCAATAGCGGATTATGTCGTTGGCAAACAGATGTGTCCTTTCAAAGCGCACGAGCAAATAGCTTCCTTTTATAACTGGATTGACGTTACCAAACGGACGGAAGTTGTATACAAGCGCGTTGAGAAAGAGGAGCAGAAAAATCTTGGACAACAGCTGAGCAGCTACATTCCAACTGGCGTCTTGCCATATTTGCTAGTTGTTTCATTGTGCTATATTATTCTCTACATTCTCGAGTATCTCGTACCTAAAAAG TACATCGACTTGGCAAGAGACTACGGACAATCACAGAGCGAACCACATGTTCACACCAGAGTGTCAAGAAAACAAAGGGGCAGCAATTCATGA